The following proteins come from a genomic window of Chaetodon auriga isolate fChaAug3 chromosome 16, fChaAug3.hap1, whole genome shotgun sequence:
- the angptl8 gene encoding angiopoietin-like protein 8: MIWGLCLLCLAGGLRAVHAAPARKTGKMDKAAPQEEVNVLMFGVIQLSESVNYVYETTEAKMAKISQTLKSHEGTLQKLGRETAQAAEVEKQMREVIQLLQVRKHTCYFIKVKRAQTAQQQAQTKMTKDWLASMEQEEMELKTKVTRLEMHLNNSVPPSIKELQARAEEQSDVLKGLLHLIQYQKENIDSQSDHISKLQKMSEAMT, translated from the exons ATGATCTGGGGCCTGTGTCTGCTTTGTTTGGCTGGGGGTTTAAGAGCAGTCCACGCAGCTCCAGCCAGGAAGACCGGCAAGATGGACAAGGCTGCGCCACAGGAAGAAGTCAACGTGCTCATGTTTGGTGTCATACAGCTGAGCGAATCCGTTAACTATGTTTATGAGACCACTGAGGCAAAGATGGCAAAAATCAGCCAGACTTTGAAGAGTCATGAGGGGACTCTCCAAAAGCTGGGGAGGGAGACTGCgcaggctgcagaggtggagaaaCAGATGAGAGAGGTGATACAGTTGCTACaggtaagaaaacacacatg CTATTTTATCAAAGTTAAGAGA GCCCAGACAGCCCAGCAACAGGCTCAGACCAAGATGACGAAAGACTGGCTGGCAAGCATGGAGCAGGAAGAGATGGAGCTGAAGACAAAAGTGACGAGGCTGGAGATGCATCTCAACAACTCTGTACCCCCCAGcatcaaagagctgcag gcgagagcagaggagcagtcTGATGTCTTGAAAGGTTTACTGCATTTGATCCAGTACCAAAAAGAGAACATTGACAGTCAGAGTGATCACATCTCCAAGCTGCAGAAGATG AGTGAAGCTATGACATAG